In Maridesulfovibrio sp., the following proteins share a genomic window:
- a CDS encoding methyl-accepting chemotaxis protein: MNKLSIRNKLVLLFIIAFMATLITISVSIYSSFKLNQAESEKVQNIMLDGQKNKIKVAVSSMAQALADASSGLNNENEKIVLFRKMIKNAFFENDSSGYYFIYRGTVNVAHPVKPGLHGKDLSDLKGKDGIYSVRELEKAAHSGGGFVYFSWDKPGETEPIPKLGYATMIPGTNFWVGTGVYIDNVESEAAAIKSAMDDLVMESVFFQVGVSAVLFMLVLLPLVFVTSRGIIRPIVETKEVAAKIASGDFNTDLSSKSNDEIGQLQEAIADMAVALQNNIAEITGKEQEAARKAEEALQASEKARSANELAESRASDMYEAASRIEQVVYSVSSASENLMVQIEQASAGASEQARRAEETAGSMEQMNSAVFEVAQNASSAAGAVDKARVMAEEGADVVYRAVNGIGEVSSQAQTLMADMETLGEQAESIGQVIGVITDIADQTNLLALNAAIEAARAGEAGRGFAVVADEVRKLAEKTMSATNDVGVAIKGIQEEARRNIDSTVKSVDTISRVTELANASGESLRQIVTLVNDATGQVQSIATAADQHSAASEEINNSITGMSQISGETSRAMDLSRSVVMELSDQIKILNSMTEKLKA; encoded by the coding sequence ATGAATAAGCTTTCAATTCGTAATAAACTGGTATTATTGTTTATAATTGCTTTTATGGCTACGTTGATAACCATCTCCGTAAGCATATATTCTTCCTTCAAGCTTAATCAGGCCGAATCTGAGAAAGTTCAGAATATAATGCTTGATGGCCAGAAAAATAAAATCAAGGTTGCAGTATCATCCATGGCTCAGGCTTTGGCCGATGCTTCTTCCGGTCTTAATAATGAGAACGAGAAGATAGTATTGTTCAGAAAGATGATTAAAAATGCATTTTTTGAAAATGATTCATCTGGTTATTATTTTATTTACCGTGGAACAGTGAATGTCGCCCACCCCGTAAAACCGGGCCTACACGGTAAAGACCTCAGCGACCTTAAAGGTAAAGACGGTATTTATTCTGTAAGAGAGCTTGAGAAGGCTGCCCATTCAGGTGGCGGTTTTGTATATTTTTCATGGGATAAGCCCGGTGAGACTGAGCCTATTCCCAAGCTTGGATATGCTACAATGATTCCCGGAACCAATTTCTGGGTGGGAACCGGGGTATATATTGACAACGTTGAATCCGAAGCAGCTGCGATTAAAAGCGCTATGGATGATTTGGTTATGGAAAGTGTATTTTTCCAGGTCGGTGTATCCGCAGTGCTTTTCATGCTTGTGTTATTGCCCTTAGTTTTTGTTACTTCACGCGGAATAATTCGACCTATTGTTGAAACTAAGGAGGTCGCCGCTAAAATTGCTTCCGGAGATTTTAACACAGATCTTTCATCTAAAAGCAATGACGAGATAGGCCAGCTTCAGGAAGCCATCGCTGATATGGCTGTTGCCTTGCAAAATAATATTGCCGAAATAACTGGAAAAGAGCAGGAGGCTGCCCGTAAAGCTGAAGAAGCTCTGCAGGCTAGTGAAAAAGCACGTTCTGCCAATGAACTGGCTGAATCCAGGGCTTCAGATATGTATGAAGCTGCTTCGCGTATAGAGCAGGTGGTATATTCTGTTTCATCGGCATCTGAAAATCTTATGGTGCAGATTGAGCAAGCCAGTGCCGGTGCTTCCGAACAGGCTAGAAGGGCAGAAGAGACAGCTGGATCTATGGAACAGATGAATTCTGCTGTTTTCGAGGTGGCCCAGAACGCATCCAGTGCCGCCGGGGCGGTTGATAAAGCCCGTGTCATGGCGGAAGAGGGTGCTGATGTTGTTTATCGTGCGGTAAATGGAATAGGCGAAGTTTCCAGTCAGGCTCAGACTCTGATGGCTGATATGGAAACATTGGGTGAGCAGGCAGAAAGTATTGGGCAGGTAATTGGGGTTATTACTGATATTGCCGACCAGACCAACCTGCTTGCGCTTAACGCGGCCATCGAGGCAGCAAGGGCTGGCGAAGCAGGGCGTGGATTTGCTGTAGTCGCTGATGAAGTCCGCAAACTCGCGGAAAAGACAATGAGTGCTACAAATGATGTCGGTGTGGCCATTAAAGGAATCCAGGAAGAGGCCCGCAGGAATATTGACAGCACTGTCAAGTCTGTGGATACAATTTCCAGAGTAACAGAACTTGCCAATGCTTCAGGCGAATCATTGCGCCAGATTGTGACACTGGTTAACGATGCCACAGGACAGGTTCAGTCTATAGCCACTGCTGCCGATCAGCATAGCGCTGCCAGTGAAGAGATCAACAACAGCATCACCGGTATGAGCCAGATATCTGGTGAAACTTCGAGGGCAATGGATTTATCTAGGTCCGTTGTTATGGAGCTTTCTGATCAGATAAAAATTCTGAACAGTATGACTGAGAAACTGAAGGCATAA
- a CDS encoding sigma-54 dependent transcriptional regulator, translating to MPANILILDDEQNYLLILEAMLSDEGYTITALSDPETGLAYLDESEVDLVITDMKMPKLTGQDVLEHVKKNFSHIPVIIMTAFGSIESAVEAMKIGAFDYITKPFANEELLLSVTKAAQFAKAQQENRQLREQIKDRYSPSNIIGRSKPMLQVFDMISKAAPGNSTVLITGESGTGKELVAQAVHQASPRCDKPFVSVNCMAFNTGVLESELFGHEKGSFTGAVARKRGRFEAADQGTLFLDEIGEISHDMQVKLLRVLQEKTIERVGGGESIKVDIRIVAATNKNLKKAVEKGEFREDLYYRLNVVSIEMPPLRERREDIPFLVDHFLATYSADNKKEFDGFAPAAMDYMTAYEWPGNVRQLQNVVERCVVLSSGTVIETEDLPAEIKDEEAQFKSAVDLLPAKLNLADTLDKIEATLVRRALVASNFVKVDAAEMLGISKSLLQYKLKKYKISGK from the coding sequence ATGCCTGCAAATATTCTTATACTCGACGACGAACAGAACTATCTGCTCATTCTGGAGGCTATGCTTTCGGATGAAGGTTACACTATAACCGCTCTTTCCGACCCGGAAACCGGGTTGGCTTATCTTGATGAATCAGAAGTGGATCTGGTCATTACTGATATGAAAATGCCCAAGTTGACCGGGCAGGATGTTCTGGAACATGTGAAAAAGAATTTTTCGCATATCCCTGTAATTATTATGACCGCCTTTGGTTCGATTGAATCCGCTGTTGAAGCAATGAAAATCGGAGCTTTTGATTATATTACCAAGCCATTTGCCAACGAAGAACTACTGCTTTCCGTTACCAAGGCGGCTCAGTTTGCCAAAGCCCAGCAGGAAAACAGGCAGCTTCGGGAGCAGATCAAAGACCGTTATTCACCGAGTAATATAATCGGACGCTCAAAACCTATGCTTCAGGTTTTTGACATGATAAGTAAGGCCGCGCCGGGAAACTCCACCGTGCTGATCACCGGGGAGTCCGGGACCGGGAAAGAGCTTGTGGCCCAGGCTGTTCATCAGGCTTCGCCGCGTTGTGACAAGCCATTTGTCTCTGTGAACTGTATGGCCTTCAACACCGGAGTGCTGGAAAGCGAACTTTTCGGTCATGAGAAAGGGTCTTTTACCGGCGCAGTAGCCCGTAAAAGAGGCCGTTTTGAAGCTGCCGATCAGGGAACTCTTTTTCTTGATGAGATTGGGGAAATTTCACACGATATGCAGGTCAAACTGCTGCGTGTCCTTCAGGAAAAGACCATCGAGCGTGTGGGGGGCGGTGAATCTATCAAGGTTGATATCCGCATAGTTGCAGCTACGAACAAGAATCTTAAAAAAGCTGTGGAAAAAGGAGAGTTCCGCGAAGATCTCTATTACCGTCTTAATGTAGTGAGTATTGAAATGCCGCCTTTGCGTGAACGACGTGAAGATATTCCATTTCTTGTTGATCATTTTCTGGCAACTTATTCTGCTGACAACAAAAAGGAATTTGACGGTTTTGCGCCAGCTGCAATGGATTACATGACGGCCTATGAATGGCCCGGAAATGTACGCCAGTTGCAAAATGTTGTGGAGCGTTGTGTTGTCCTTTCCTCCGGCACTGTAATTGAGACCGAGGACCTGCCGGCTGAAATAAAAGATGAAGAAGCTCAGTTTAAAAGTGCGGTTGATCTTTTGCCTGCAAAACTTAATCTTGCAGATACATTGGATAAAATAGAGGCTACTCTGGTGCGCCGTGCACTTGTAGCAAGCAATTTTGTTAAAGTTGATGCAGCGGAAATGCTCGGCATATCAAAGAGTCTTTTGCAATATAAATTAAAGAAATATAAAATTTCCGGGAAATAA
- a CDS encoding ATP-binding protein, which yields MESKERDLQIKSFQLVKLLSWTLLMVIIASSLGLSLFLAKHADETLLEKQKEFALLQAENLNHQIYRRFILPTLIGFGRIGLKHKEQMERLDQVVRSTVHSFKVNEVRIYDPELTVSYSTDTEKIGKTDLAGEFIKEVLKSGNPKYEFSSTKSTLALIFDFNMRPGTMLLKIVYPLRSEKSLNVEENVIMGVMEITQDITEDYQSVINFERLILFTSCFSAFILFATIMAIIRRADIVNEQRMQERRQFEKELNQSEKLASIGRMVSGVAHEIRNPLGIIRSSSELLLKRLKDSDPVNVKILGAIHEETKRLSRTVSDFLDYARPRKITMNALDPSELLDKIYMFLESKCRESNIKLQRDYLPGHIVCADEDLLYRAFYNIIGNAMQAVEKDGSIKVSIAESEGGIKVVVSDSGTGFPDEIVEKVKDPFFTTKDNGTGLGLAIVTNIVESHNGKLLIGNNPEGGARLEIFLPKRKDC from the coding sequence TTGGAATCAAAAGAGCGTGATTTACAGATTAAATCATTTCAGCTTGTTAAGCTTCTTTCTTGGACATTGCTGATGGTTATTATTGCCAGTAGCCTTGGTCTTTCATTATTTCTTGCAAAGCATGCTGATGAAACATTGCTGGAGAAGCAGAAAGAGTTTGCTTTGCTACAGGCTGAGAACCTTAACCATCAGATATACCGCCGTTTTATTCTGCCCACTTTGATAGGTTTTGGTCGAATAGGTTTGAAGCACAAAGAACAGATGGAGCGTCTTGATCAGGTTGTCCGCTCCACTGTGCATAGTTTCAAAGTCAACGAGGTACGCATCTATGATCCGGAGCTAACTGTTTCGTATTCAACTGATACTGAAAAAATAGGTAAGACAGATCTTGCCGGGGAATTCATTAAAGAAGTTCTGAAAAGCGGCAATCCGAAATATGAATTCAGCAGTACGAAATCTACGCTGGCTCTTATTTTTGATTTTAATATGCGCCCAGGAACCATGCTGCTCAAAATTGTTTATCCCCTGCGTTCGGAGAAGAGCTTGAATGTCGAGGAAAACGTGATCATGGGAGTAATGGAGATTACTCAGGATATTACTGAAGATTACCAGTCTGTTATTAACTTTGAACGTTTGATTCTTTTTACCTCCTGCTTTTCCGCCTTCATTCTTTTTGCAACAATTATGGCCATTATCCGCCGGGCAGATATTGTAAACGAGCAACGTATGCAGGAACGCCGGCAGTTTGAAAAGGAATTGAACCAGAGTGAAAAGTTGGCCAGTATCGGACGTATGGTTTCCGGTGTGGCCCATGAGATACGAAATCCGTTGGGTATCATCAGATCCAGCTCTGAATTGCTGCTGAAAAGACTGAAGGACAGTGATCCTGTAAATGTGAAGATTTTGGGCGCCATTCATGAAGAGACAAAACGGCTGAGCCGGACAGTAAGCGATTTTCTTGATTATGCGAGACCGCGTAAGATAACCATGAATGCACTTGATCCTTCGGAATTGCTTGATAAAATATATATGTTCTTGGAGTCTAAGTGCCGAGAAAGCAATATAAAACTGCAACGGGATTATCTGCCGGGACACATTGTCTGCGCGGATGAAGATCTTCTTTACCGTGCTTTTTACAATATTATCGGAAATGCCATGCAGGCTGTGGAAAAGGATGGCAGTATCAAAGTCTCGATTGCTGAATCAGAAGGCGGAATTAAGGTTGTGGTATCTGATTCCGGTACGGGATTCCCGGATGAAATTGTTGAAAAGGTTAAAGATCCGTTTTTTACCACTAAGGATAATGGAACAGGACTCGGTCTTGCCATTGTGACTAATATTGTGGAAAGCCATAATGGTAAGTTGCTCATCGGGAATAATCCTGAAGGCGGGGCACGTTTGGAAATATTTTTACCTAAAAGAAAAGACTGCTAA
- a CDS encoding glucose-6-phosphate isomerase, translated as MASNILDWTDSWYERLDSEYYCDSAASIAARFSGEVADGKLPFCSMPFMASLLHDLDGIEDYVKSFDHMLLLGIGGSALGARALQKAFFPQQDQPGHEGPWFWIADNVCAKTLDAYLNKLPLEKTLVAVVSKSGGTIETISQYFLVRDKFKQDLGDTWNRNFLFVTDKEKGFLREQADEFSVRTLEVPDNLGGRYSVLSAVGLLPAMFMGIDYRSMVEGASAVLSSLAAPDLNGDSLSGHAAFKLACWASGLMNEGYNELIFFSYIPQWACFGQWFAQLWAESLGKDGKGSQPLPAIGATDQHSVNQMFLDGPRNKGCLFLTCPSLYEGAPFSDDIPDNFAYLKGKKFGELIHAEGLGTKMALAANNVPLVEIQMGEDSEEAAGRLMGLLMAATIFTGWLIEINPIDQPAVEMGKLLAKARLGADGLQKEKDSLNTFLNTKRLEQEF; from the coding sequence ATGGCTTCCAATATTCTTGATTGGACCGACAGCTGGTACGAAAGACTTGATTCTGAGTACTATTGCGATTCCGCCGCATCTATTGCCGCTAGATTCAGTGGCGAAGTTGCAGACGGTAAGCTGCCTTTCTGCTCCATGCCGTTTATGGCTTCCCTGCTTCATGATCTGGATGGAATTGAGGATTACGTAAAAAGTTTCGACCACATGCTTCTACTGGGTATCGGCGGTTCCGCGCTTGGTGCCCGCGCGCTCCAGAAAGCTTTTTTCCCGCAGCAGGATCAGCCCGGCCATGAAGGCCCGTGGTTCTGGATAGCAGACAATGTCTGCGCCAAAACTCTTGATGCATACCTTAACAAACTTCCTTTAGAAAAAACTCTGGTGGCTGTTGTCTCTAAATCCGGCGGAACCATAGAAACCATCAGCCAGTATTTCCTTGTCCGTGATAAATTTAAGCAGGATCTTGGTGACACCTGGAATCGCAATTTTCTGTTTGTAACCGACAAAGAAAAAGGCTTTCTGCGTGAACAGGCTGATGAATTCTCTGTTCGCACCCTTGAAGTCCCTGATAACCTTGGCGGACGATATTCCGTTCTTTCCGCTGTGGGATTGCTCCCGGCCATGTTTATGGGCATTGATTACCGTTCCATGGTAGAAGGTGCTTCCGCTGTGCTTTCATCTCTTGCCGCACCGGACTTAAATGGCGACAGCTTAAGCGGACATGCAGCTTTCAAGCTGGCCTGCTGGGCTTCAGGTCTGATGAATGAAGGCTATAATGAATTGATTTTCTTTTCCTATATTCCGCAATGGGCCTGCTTCGGGCAATGGTTTGCACAGCTCTGGGCCGAGAGTCTTGGCAAGGACGGCAAGGGCAGCCAGCCGCTTCCAGCTATTGGAGCCACAGATCAGCATTCTGTTAACCAGATGTTTCTGGATGGGCCGCGTAATAAGGGCTGCCTGTTCCTGACATGCCCTTCACTTTACGAAGGAGCTCCATTTTCGGATGATATCCCGGATAATTTTGCTTATCTCAAGGGTAAGAAATTCGGTGAACTTATCCATGCCGAAGGGCTGGGAACTAAAATGGCCCTCGCTGCCAACAACGTTCCGCTTGTGGAAATACAGATGGGTGAGGATTCAGAGGAAGCGGCAGGACGATTGATGGGGCTGCTCATGGCCGCAACTATTTTTACCGGCTGGCTGATTGAGATCAATCCTATTGACCAGCCGGCAGTTGAAATGGGCAAGTTGCTTGCCAAAGCCAGACTGGGGGCAGACGGGCTGCAAAAAGAAAAAGACAGCCTTAATACTTTTCTGAATACCAAACGTCTGGAACAGGAATTTTAA
- a CDS encoding pyridoxal phosphate-dependent aminotransferase has translation MKISERLMRAKPSATLAVNAKAQELRAQGKEIVSLAVGEPDSPTPKHVCEAMKKAVDEGFHRYTAVPGLPELRTSVANYYGKFYGAKAKAENTIISNGGKQALYNLFMALIDPGDEVLIPAPYWVSYPAMVELADGKPVIVPTTAESGFLAEIKDLEAACTDKTKLLIINTPSNPTGGHYPQAKLDEIANWAKSKGIFIVSDEVYDRLVYAPAEYSTLANFWEKNPEDVAIVGALSKSFAMTGWRIGTALAHADLVKAMVKIQGQSTSNVNTMAQKAALAAFEGPWDLVDELRVKFQRRRDLAHGIITSWPGAVCPKPDGAFYLFPVLDAFYTEETPDSASMCTKILEEAGVALVPGSAFGDDRCIRISYAVDDDVLRNSLEKIGKVLMGK, from the coding sequence ATGAAAATTTCTGAAAGACTTATGAGAGCTAAGCCGTCGGCAACTCTGGCTGTAAACGCTAAAGCACAGGAACTGCGTGCACAGGGCAAAGAAATTGTGAGCCTCGCAGTTGGTGAACCTGATTCCCCAACACCAAAGCATGTCTGCGAAGCCATGAAGAAAGCTGTCGATGAAGGTTTTCACCGTTATACCGCAGTACCCGGTCTTCCTGAACTGCGAACATCCGTAGCCAATTATTATGGTAAGTTCTATGGCGCTAAAGCCAAAGCTGAAAACACTATCATCAGCAATGGCGGTAAGCAGGCTCTTTACAATCTTTTCATGGCCCTGATTGATCCGGGCGATGAAGTGCTTATTCCAGCACCTTACTGGGTCAGTTATCCGGCCATGGTTGAGCTGGCAGATGGTAAGCCGGTTATTGTTCCAACAACTGCCGAATCCGGTTTTCTTGCCGAAATTAAAGATCTTGAAGCTGCCTGTACCGATAAGACCAAACTGCTTATCATCAATACCCCGTCCAACCCCACCGGTGGTCATTATCCGCAGGCAAAGCTTGATGAAATAGCCAATTGGGCAAAATCAAAAGGAATCTTTATCGTTTCCGATGAAGTTTACGACCGTCTTGTCTACGCACCGGCTGAATATTCAACCCTCGCGAACTTCTGGGAAAAGAACCCTGAAGATGTCGCCATTGTCGGAGCGCTTTCCAAGAGTTTCGCCATGACCGGCTGGCGTATCGGAACCGCGCTGGCCCATGCCGATCTTGTTAAAGCTATGGTCAAAATTCAGGGGCAGTCCACTTCAAACGTTAACACTATGGCCCAGAAGGCTGCACTGGCGGCTTTCGAAGGTCCTTGGGATTTGGTTGATGAACTCAGAGTCAAGTTCCAGCGCCGTCGCGATCTAGCCCACGGCATCATTACTTCATGGCCCGGAGCAGTCTGTCCCAAACCTGATGGGGCATTCTACCTCTTTCCTGTTCTGGATGCTTTTTACACTGAAGAAACTCCTGATTCAGCTTCCATGTGCACCAAGATTCTGGAAGAAGCCGGAGTCGCGCTTGTGCCCGGTTCCGCTTTCGGTGATGACCGCTGCATCCGCATTTCATATGCTGTTGATGACGATGTACTCAGAAATTCATTGGAAAAAATCGGCAAAGTGTTGATGGGAAAATAA
- the ftsE gene encoding cell division ATP-binding protein FtsE — MIRINRLSYNFGANWALKDISLHIQKGEFIFLTGHSGAGKTTLMRLLYGALPLTRGQATVAGYDLNNIKRGQIPMLRRELGVVFQDFKILPNRSVYENVSLALTVRSMPKSVVDKRVRAIIRALGLEKKSYSKCGSLSGGEQQRVAIARAMVVNPKLIIADEPTGNLDFELSMHLMDVFKQFHTHGTTVVMATHSREVLRCVPDARIIHLEDGQLCEPPEYLTSELCPC; from the coding sequence ATGATCCGGATTAACCGGCTTTCATATAATTTTGGCGCGAACTGGGCTTTAAAAGACATATCCCTGCATATCCAAAAAGGTGAATTCATATTCCTCACCGGGCACTCCGGCGCTGGGAAGACCACCCTCATGCGCCTTCTTTACGGAGCACTGCCGTTAACTAGAGGACAGGCCACAGTAGCAGGTTATGACCTGAACAATATAAAGCGCGGACAAATTCCCATGCTGCGCCGTGAGCTTGGTGTTGTTTTTCAGGATTTCAAAATACTGCCCAACCGCTCAGTCTACGAAAATGTATCACTGGCCCTTACTGTTCGCAGCATGCCTAAATCTGTCGTGGATAAACGGGTCAGGGCCATCATCCGCGCCCTCGGCCTTGAAAAGAAAAGCTACTCCAAATGTGGCAGCCTTTCCGGCGGAGAGCAGCAGCGGGTAGCAATTGCCCGGGCCATGGTGGTCAATCCGAAACTGATTATAGCAGACGAACCTACAGGAAACCTGGATTTTGAACTTTCCATGCATCTGATGGATGTTTTCAAACAATTCCACACTCACGGAACCACGGTGGTAATGGCGACACACAGCCGTGAGGTTCTGCGCTGTGTGCCGGATGCCAGAATTATACATCTTGAAGACGGCCAGCTCTGCGAGCCGCCGGAATATCTGACATCGGAGCTTTGCCCATGCTAG
- a CDS encoding permease-like cell division protein FtsX, producing MLALFFRLIGRGIRDMGLHPWANIFTLVAVTMVSVMAGLFMLTMHNVNQELLKSKGQVEIQVFWSAETPAEDYEKQWADLKNIEGLKDIRTFTPENALKQLSAALSDTDDFSWLGADRNPLPPTALLSFSVEPGVENERWAANLLHDLKALPFVDKVHYNPLQIDLARGWISLTKSIVWPIIGFLGLVVALVVGNTMRLSLMTRKDEIEILYLVGAKQWFIRLPLLTGGALLGFAGSSIALGLLYAAQQFFADILNFPPLFMKLTFLPMEQCLILAGTVTLIGMLSSFVAVKN from the coding sequence ATGCTAGCACTTTTCTTCAGGCTTATAGGCCGGGGTATCCGTGATATGGGATTGCATCCATGGGCCAATATTTTTACTTTGGTCGCTGTAACCATGGTTTCAGTCATGGCTGGATTGTTTATGCTTACAATGCATAACGTCAATCAGGAACTGCTCAAGAGCAAAGGACAGGTGGAAATACAGGTCTTCTGGTCAGCAGAGACTCCGGCCGAAGATTATGAAAAACAATGGGCGGACCTGAAAAATATCGAAGGTTTAAAAGATATCCGCACCTTCACACCGGAGAATGCACTTAAACAGCTTTCCGCAGCTCTAAGCGATACTGACGATTTTTCATGGCTGGGTGCCGACCGCAACCCTCTTCCACCCACAGCCCTGCTTTCTTTTTCAGTAGAGCCCGGAGTGGAAAATGAACGTTGGGCCGCAAATTTACTGCATGACCTTAAAGCACTTCCCTTTGTGGACAAGGTGCATTACAATCCCCTGCAGATTGACCTTGCGCGAGGCTGGATCAGCCTCACAAAGTCCATAGTCTGGCCCATCATCGGCTTTTTGGGACTTGTAGTCGCATTGGTTGTTGGTAACACCATGCGCCTCTCGCTCATGACCCGTAAGGATGAAATTGAAATCCTATACCTAGTGGGCGCCAAGCAATGGTTTATCCGCCTTCCGCTCTTAACCGGAGGTGCACTGCTCGGATTCGCCGGAAGTTCTATCGCCCTTGGTCTCCTTTATGCTGCCCAGCAATTTTTCGCAGATATCCTGAACTTTCCGCCGCTTTTCATGAAATTGACTTTCCTGCCCATGGAACAATGCTTGATACTAGCAGGAACCGTCACCTTGATCGGAATGCTGAGCAGCTTTGTGGCTGTTAAGAATTAA
- the ilvD gene encoding dihydroxy-acid dehydratase — MRSKKMTGGLEKAPHRSLLYALGMSKDEVNRPLIGICNAANEIIPGHVHLHNITRAVKDGVRLAGGVPMEFPAIGVCDGLAMNHAGMRYSLPSREIIADSIEIMATAHPFDALVLVPNCDKIVPGMLMAALRLNIPTIVISGGPMLAGRKDGKKVDLITVFEGVGQVKTGNMTEDELSILEQSACPTCGSCSGMFTANSMNCLSETIGLALPGNGTIPAVLAERTRLAKAAGQQIMTLLEKDIKPRDIVTEKSLKNAVTMDMALGCSTNTVLHLPAIFNEAGLNLDLTVFDEISRSTPNLCKLSPAGPDHIEDLHAAGGIQGVMAELSKSGRIDLEPLTVTGKTVGENLKELNAGIKDYKIVRPIDDPYSNEGGIAVLFGNIAEDGCVVKQSAVAPEMMKRTCNAKVFNSEEEAVEAILGKQITKGDAVVILYEGPKGGPGMREMLTPTSAIAGMGLGADVALITDGRFSGGTRGAAIGHVSPEAASGGAIGLVQTGDQIEIDIPGRSINVKLDEAELEKRRAAFKPIEKEMPSAFLKRYSQNVTSASTGAIYKK, encoded by the coding sequence ATGAGAAGTAAAAAAATGACCGGAGGGCTGGAAAAAGCCCCGCACCGTTCCCTGCTTTACGCACTGGGTATGTCCAAGGACGAAGTTAACCGTCCACTGATTGGTATCTGCAACGCAGCCAATGAGATTATTCCCGGTCACGTGCATCTACACAACATTACCCGTGCGGTTAAAGACGGTGTCCGTCTCGCCGGCGGTGTGCCCATGGAATTTCCGGCCATTGGTGTCTGTGACGGTCTGGCCATGAACCATGCCGGTATGCGCTACTCCCTGCCAAGCAGAGAAATCATTGCAGATTCTATCGAGATTATGGCTACCGCGCATCCATTTGACGCTCTGGTGCTGGTTCCAAACTGTGATAAAATTGTTCCCGGCATGCTCATGGCTGCCCTTCGACTGAACATCCCCACTATTGTTATCAGCGGTGGTCCCATGCTTGCCGGTCGCAAGGATGGCAAAAAAGTAGACCTGATAACTGTATTTGAAGGTGTAGGTCAGGTTAAAACCGGAAACATGACTGAAGACGAACTTTCCATTCTTGAGCAGAGTGCCTGCCCTACCTGCGGTTCCTGCTCCGGCATGTTCACAGCCAACTCCATGAACTGTCTTTCCGAGACCATCGGTCTTGCTCTGCCCGGTAACGGCACCATTCCCGCTGTTCTCGCCGAACGTACCCGCCTTGCTAAAGCAGCCGGTCAACAGATCATGACCCTGCTTGAAAAAGATATTAAACCGCGCGATATCGTTACCGAAAAAAGCCTCAAGAACGCAGTAACCATGGATATGGCGCTCGGTTGCTCCACCAACACCGTGCTGCACCTGCCCGCTATCTTCAACGAAGCAGGCCTGAATCTTGACCTGACCGTCTTTGACGAAATCAGCCGCAGCACTCCCAACCTCTGTAAACTTTCCCCGGCCGGTCCCGACCACATCGAAGACCTGCACGCTGCCGGCGGCATTCAGGGCGTAATGGCAGAACTTTCCAAGTCAGGACGCATCGATCTTGAGCCTCTGACTGTGACCGGTAAGACTGTAGGTGAAAACCTCAAGGAACTTAACGCCGGAATCAAAGACTACAAAATTGTACGTCCGATTGACGATCCCTACTCCAATGAAGGCGGTATCGCTGTTCTGTTCGGTAACATTGCTGAAGACGGCTGCGTAGTTAAGCAGTCAGCTGTTGCCCCTGAAATGATGAAACGCACCTGCAATGCCAAAGTTTTCAACTCTGAAGAAGAAGCTGTTGAAGCTATCCTCGGCAAACAGATTACTAAAGGCGACGCCGTAGTAATTCTTTATGAAGGCCCTAAAGGCGGCCCCGGTATGCGTGAAATGCTCACCCCTACATCTGCCATCGCCGGTATGGGACTTGGTGCGGATGTAGCCCTGATTACCGACGGACGTTTCTCCGGAGGAACCCGTGGTGCAGCAATCGGTCACGTTTCCCCTGAAGCTGCTTCAGGCGGAGCTATCGGGCTGGTTCAGACCGGAGACCAAATAGAAATCGACATCCCGGGCCGCTCTATAAATGTAAAACTTGATGAAGCTGAGCTCGAAAAACGCCGCGCTGCATTCAAGCCCATTGAGAAAGAAATGCCATCCGCGTTCCTCAAACGCTACAGCCAGAACGTTACTTCAGCATCTACCGGTGCTATCTATAAAAAGTAA